A window of the Gemmatimonadales bacterium genome harbors these coding sequences:
- a CDS encoding DUF5916 domain-containing protein, whose protein sequence is MVGFLTLLLIPQGAIVPPQAAGGDSLPPAAVAATATTAVAVAAARPPVIDGKDDDAVWQLAPAITQFKEWQPTEGKDSRFPTVAKVAYDAANLYVFVRAYDPHPDSIVRLLDRRDAWPPCDHVGILVDSYHDRRNGFEFFVTPSGVKMDQAIYDDREDGAWDAVWDVATRIDSLGWTAEFRIPLSQLRYGSQRSHTFGLLVIRDIYRYSERTAWPQISQAKAGMVVQFGELTGLDDLAAPRRLEAAPYVVAKNASDGPDAGWTRASHASVGADLKYRVASNLTLDATVNPDFGQVEADPSVLNLTAYETFYDERRPFFVAGRGLFRFDVNCNDVNCNSEGLYYSRRIGRTPQLGGLYGADGLQQPTTILGAAKLTGRLPGGVAIGFMDAVTDRATRQFDTLLATTEPATNYAALRLRRDSRDGGSGVGLMLTAVNRALDGFSAPYLGRDAYVGAVDFRHRFASNTYEVSGSLDASRVAGSASAIAGIETDAVHYYQRPGSGLPLDTTGGRAVATLSTVLGGDAEELKLGKVAGAHVNFETSYQRRSAGFEINDLGYLQRADQQSWSTWVGFYDRKLRPLYQSFQWNFNWWQYWTTAGLPQERAFNSNAHVTLRNHWGVNAGGTVGQIGGTYDDRSARGGPAFRVSPYVAPWVYVTGDDRRPVVPMLSINYAAGDAGHSHSLDFGPEVDFKVASRLNGSIATHFSRSHNDIQWFGLYPDSGGVNRYTFAHLAQTTSTVTLRLNYTFTATTSLQVYAQPFISKGTWSNVRQLSGTPQAARYDDRYQPFTGPALATADPGFNYKAFQSNVVFRWEYRPGSTLFLVWNEGRQGYAGAEGTNGYSGDLRDLFRVRPLNTFLVKWSYWLNP, encoded by the coding sequence AATGGCAGCCGACGGAGGGGAAGGACTCGCGGTTCCCCACCGTGGCGAAGGTGGCCTACGACGCCGCGAACCTGTACGTGTTCGTGCGCGCCTACGATCCGCATCCCGACAGCATCGTGCGGCTGCTGGACCGGCGCGACGCCTGGCCGCCCTGCGACCACGTCGGCATCCTGGTGGACTCCTACCACGACCGCCGCAACGGCTTCGAGTTCTTCGTCACGCCCTCCGGGGTGAAGATGGACCAGGCCATCTACGACGACCGCGAGGACGGCGCGTGGGACGCGGTGTGGGACGTGGCGACGCGGATCGACTCGCTGGGCTGGACGGCCGAGTTCCGGATCCCGCTGTCGCAGCTGCGCTACGGGTCGCAGCGGAGCCACACCTTCGGGCTGCTGGTGATCCGCGACATCTACCGCTACAGCGAGCGCACCGCGTGGCCGCAGATCAGCCAGGCGAAGGCCGGCATGGTGGTGCAGTTCGGCGAGCTGACGGGCCTCGACGACCTGGCGGCCCCGCGGCGGCTCGAGGCGGCGCCGTACGTGGTCGCGAAGAACGCGTCCGACGGTCCCGACGCGGGCTGGACGCGCGCCTCGCACGCCTCGGTGGGCGCCGACCTCAAGTACCGGGTGGCGTCGAACCTGACGCTCGACGCGACCGTGAACCCGGACTTCGGGCAGGTCGAAGCCGACCCGTCGGTGCTGAACCTCACCGCGTACGAGACCTTCTACGACGAGCGGCGGCCGTTCTTCGTGGCGGGCCGCGGCCTGTTCCGGTTCGACGTGAACTGCAACGACGTCAACTGCAACAGCGAGGGCCTGTACTACAGCCGGCGCATCGGCCGCACGCCGCAGCTGGGCGGGCTGTACGGGGCGGACGGTCTGCAGCAGCCGACCACGATCCTCGGCGCGGCGAAGCTCACCGGCCGGCTGCCGGGCGGCGTGGCGATCGGCTTCATGGACGCGGTCACCGACCGCGCGACCCGGCAGTTCGACACCCTGCTCGCGACGACCGAGCCGGCGACGAACTACGCGGCGCTGCGGCTCCGTCGCGACTCCCGCGACGGCGGCAGCGGCGTGGGCCTGATGCTGACCGCCGTGAACCGCGCGCTCGACGGGTTCAGCGCGCCGTACCTGGGGCGCGATGCGTACGTCGGCGCCGTGGACTTCCGGCACCGGTTCGCCAGCAACACCTACGAGGTGTCGGGATCGCTCGACGCCAGCCGGGTGGCGGGGAGCGCCTCGGCCATCGCCGGCATCGAGACCGATGCGGTCCACTACTACCAGCGTCCCGGCTCGGGGCTCCCGCTCGACACCACGGGCGGCCGCGCGGTCGCGACCCTGAGCACCGTCCTCGGCGGCGACGCCGAGGAGCTGAAGCTCGGCAAGGTGGCGGGCGCGCACGTCAACTTCGAGACCAGCTACCAGCGCCGCTCGGCGGGCTTCGAGATCAACGACCTGGGCTACCTGCAGCGCGCCGACCAGCAGTCGTGGAGCACCTGGGTGGGTTTCTACGACCGCAAGCTGCGACCGCTGTACCAGTCGTTCCAGTGGAACTTCAACTGGTGGCAGTACTGGACCACGGCGGGGCTGCCGCAGGAGCGCGCGTTCAACAGCAACGCGCACGTCACGCTCCGCAACCACTGGGGGGTCAACGCCGGCGGCACCGTCGGGCAGATCGGCGGGACATACGACGACCGCAGTGCGCGCGGCGGTCCGGCGTTTCGCGTCAGCCCCTACGTGGCGCCCTGGGTGTACGTCACGGGCGACGACCGGCGGCCCGTGGTGCCGATGCTGTCCATCAACTACGCGGCGGGCGATGCGGGCCACTCGCACAGCCTCGATTTCGGCCCCGAGGTGGACTTCAAGGTGGCGTCGCGCCTCAACGGCTCGATCGCGACGCACTTCAGCCGCAGCCACAACGACATCCAGTGGTTCGGGCTCTATCCCGACTCGGGCGGGGTGAACCGGTACACCTTCGCGCACCTCGCGCAGACCACCAGCACGGTGACGCTGCGCCTCAACTACACGTTCACCGCGACGACGTCGCTGCAGGTCTACGCGCAGCCGTTCATCTCCAAGGGCACCTGGAGCAACGTGCGCCAACTGTCGGGCACGCCGCAGGCGGCGCGCTACGACGATCGCTACCAGCCGTTCACGGGGCCGGCGCTGGCCACGGCCGACCCGGGGTTCAACTACAAGGCGTTCCAGTCGAACGTCGTATTCCGCTGGGAGTACCGGCCCGGCTCCACGCTGTTCCTGGTGTGGAACGAGGGACGCCAGGGCTACGCGGGGGCGGAGGGCACCAACGGGTACAGCGGCGACCTGCGCGACCTGTTCCGGGTCCGCCCGCTGAACACCTTTTTGGTGAAGTGGTCGTACTGGCTGAATCCGTGA
- a CDS encoding CocE/NonD family hydrolase has protein sequence MPRLVLPLLLALGLAPAPLAAQAAPPAPDTGWFRATYTKREVMIPMRDGVRLFTAIYVPKDTTRTHPFVMTRTPYSSGPYGADRFPRLLSYIPNAYAHEGMILVNQDVRGQWMSEGEFMDVRPVVEHRTSHDVDETTDTWDTVDWLVKNVAGNNGRVGVRGTSYPGFYAEMAAIDAHPAVKVVSPQAPVTEWMGGDDFFHNGALLEQHSFFFNYFGRPRPQPTSRGPEVAGPGTPDGYEWAMRLGALSHLNARLYHDSVAFWDSIVAHPTWDAFWAARSGRPHLRNLKPAMLWVGGWFDTENLWGALHAYAAAERQSPGAENRLVMGPWHHGQWNVVPGDSLGDMAWGSATSRFYSDSIEIPFFNYYLLDSQPAPRKYEAAVFETGRNAWRFVDAWPPATEARNLYLHAQGAASFQPPRARGRALFDQYVSDPAKPVPYTDEITQWYDPGFMVGDQRFAARRPDVLVWQTPPLDTALTVAGPIGVDLTVSTTGTDQDFVVKLIDVFPDDYGHDEMFAFGRPSAAAKLGGYQMLVRGDVMRGKFRNSTARPEPFRPGAPTAVRFTMNDVYHTFRPGHRLMVQVQSTWFPMIDRNPGRFEDIYRAKDADFRATTQRVYRSADLASHLVLPVLP, from the coding sequence ATGCCGCGTCTCGTCCTGCCGCTCCTGCTCGCCCTCGGGCTCGCGCCCGCGCCCCTGGCCGCGCAGGCGGCCCCGCCCGCTCCCGACACCGGCTGGTTCCGCGCCACCTACACCAAGCGCGAGGTGATGATCCCGATGCGGGACGGGGTGCGGCTGTTCACGGCCATCTACGTGCCGAAGGACACCACGCGCACCCATCCGTTCGTGATGACCCGCACGCCCTACAGCTCCGGCCCCTACGGCGCCGACCGGTTCCCGCGCCTGCTGAGCTACATCCCCAACGCCTACGCGCACGAGGGGATGATCCTGGTCAACCAGGACGTGCGCGGGCAGTGGATGAGCGAGGGGGAGTTCATGGACGTGCGGCCGGTGGTGGAGCACCGGACCAGCCACGACGTGGACGAGACCACGGACACCTGGGACACCGTGGACTGGCTGGTCAAGAACGTCGCGGGCAACAACGGGCGCGTGGGCGTGCGCGGCACGTCGTACCCGGGCTTCTACGCCGAGATGGCGGCCATCGACGCGCATCCGGCGGTGAAGGTGGTCTCGCCGCAGGCGCCGGTGACCGAGTGGATGGGCGGCGACGACTTCTTCCACAACGGCGCACTGCTGGAGCAGCACTCCTTCTTCTTCAACTACTTCGGGCGGCCGCGCCCGCAGCCGACCAGCCGGGGTCCCGAGGTGGCCGGTCCCGGCACCCCCGACGGCTACGAATGGGCGATGCGGCTCGGCGCGCTCAGCCACCTCAACGCGCGCCTGTACCACGACAGCGTCGCGTTCTGGGATTCGATCGTGGCGCATCCGACGTGGGACGCCTTCTGGGCGGCGCGGAGCGGCCGGCCGCACCTCCGCAATCTCAAGCCCGCCATGCTGTGGGTGGGCGGCTGGTTCGACACGGAGAACCTGTGGGGCGCGCTGCACGCCTACGCGGCGGCCGAGCGGCAGAGCCCCGGCGCCGAGAACCGGCTGGTGATGGGACCCTGGCACCACGGGCAGTGGAACGTCGTGCCGGGCGACTCGCTGGGCGACATGGCCTGGGGCTCGGCCACGTCGCGGTTCTACTCGGACAGCATCGAGATTCCGTTCTTCAACTACTACCTGCTCGATTCGCAGCCGGCGCCGCGGAAGTACGAGGCCGCGGTGTTCGAGACCGGCCGCAACGCGTGGCGCTTCGTGGACGCGTGGCCGCCCGCGACCGAGGCGCGGAACCTGTACCTGCACGCGCAGGGCGCGGCGTCGTTCCAGCCGCCGCGGGCCCGCGGCCGCGCACTGTTCGACCAGTACGTGAGCGATCCCGCGAAGCCCGTGCCGTACACGGACGAGATCACCCAGTGGTACGACCCGGGCTTCATGGTCGGGGACCAGCGCTTCGCCGCGCGCCGGCCCGACGTCCTCGTCTGGCAGACGCCGCCCCTCGACACCGCGCTCACCGTGGCGGGCCCGATCGGCGTGGACCTGACGGTCTCCACGACCGGGACCGACCAGGACTTCGTGGTGAAGCTGATCGACGTGTTCCCCGACGACTACGGGCACGACGAGATGTTCGCGTTCGGGCGGCCGAGCGCCGCGGCCAAGCTCGGCGGCTACCAGATGCTGGTCCGGGGCGACGTGATGCGCGGGAAGTTCCGCAACAGCACGGCCAGGCCGGAGCCGTTCCGGCCCGGCGCGCCGACCGCGGTGCGGTTCACGATGAACGACGTGTACCACACCTTCCGGCCGGGCCACCGGTTGATGGTGCAGGTGCAGAGCACCTGGTTCCCGATGATCGACCGGAATCCGGGCCGGTTCGAGGACATCTACCGCGCGAAGGACGCCGACTTCCGGGCCACGACCCAGCGGGTGTACCGCTCCGCGGACCTCGCCTCGCACCTCGTGCTGCCGGTGCTGCCGTGA
- a CDS encoding carbon monoxide dehydrogenase subunit G, producing the protein MILEGTHAFRASREAVWEALQDPDVIAKTTPGTRDMRRVAPERYEGKMRLGLGPLVAEFDVVVTLTDVAAPERYTMHVAGGGRLASLQGSVAVQLSPDGAGVVLRYRADFQVGGPAAALGHRLLESVGQLMARQGLEAMNREVERRLASEPPAGGPAASPR; encoded by the coding sequence GTGATCCTCGAAGGCACGCACGCGTTTCGCGCCTCGCGCGAGGCGGTATGGGAGGCGCTGCAGGACCCCGACGTCATCGCCAAGACGACGCCGGGCACGCGGGACATGCGGCGCGTCGCTCCGGAGCGGTACGAGGGCAAGATGCGGCTGGGCCTCGGGCCGCTGGTCGCGGAGTTCGACGTGGTGGTGACCCTGACCGACGTGGCGGCGCCGGAGCGCTACACGATGCACGTCGCCGGCGGAGGCCGGCTCGCGTCGCTCCAGGGCAGCGTGGCCGTGCAGCTCTCGCCCGACGGGGCGGGGGTGGTGCTGCGCTACCGTGCCGACTTCCAGGTGGGTGGGCCGGCCGCCGCCCTCGGGCATCGGCTGCTGGAGTCGGTCGGCCAGCTGATGGCCAGGCAGGGCCTCGAGGCGATGAACCGGGAGGTGGAGCGGCGCCTGGCCAGCGAGCCGCCGGCGGGCGGGCCGGCCGCGTCGCCGCGCTAG
- a CDS encoding FAD-dependent oxidoreductase — translation MTKPAILAVDDEPEVLNAVERDLRSHYAGRYRILKAGSGAQALDAVRQLKQRNAAVALFLVDARMPQMSGTEFLIEARRLYPDARKVLLTAYADTDVAIAGINQVQLDHYLMKPWDPPAERLYPVLDDLLDDWFASFRPPFEGIRVAGSLWSPRSHEVKDFLSRSQTPYQWIDVERDAAARAQVEALSPGLKRLPVVFFPDGAALVEPSTRALAEKVGFATTASRPFYDLLIVGGGPTGLAAAVYGGSEGLRTVLIERETPGGQAGTSAAIENYLGFPSGLSGADLARRATAQAKRFGAEVLTAREVTKLRVDGPYRVATLDDGGELACYALLLSCGMQVRRLEVPGIEALTGAGVFYGAALTEAGSVRGQDVLVVGGANSAGQAALSFARHARKVTMLIRGASLAAGMSQYLQDRIADTPIIEVLPECEVTAVHGTDRLEAADVVTGSARAARRLEAAAMFIFIGSTPRSDLAAGLLERDPGGFILTGPDLVTDGKRPPSWPLERDPFLLETSLPGVFAAGDVRHGSSKRVAAAVGEGSSAVGMVHKYLETV, via the coding sequence ATGACCAAGCCGGCCATCCTCGCGGTGGACGACGAGCCGGAGGTGCTGAACGCGGTCGAGCGCGACCTGCGCAGCCACTACGCGGGCCGGTACCGGATCCTGAAGGCCGGCTCCGGCGCCCAGGCGCTGGACGCCGTCCGCCAGCTCAAGCAGCGCAACGCCGCCGTCGCGCTGTTCCTGGTGGATGCGCGCATGCCGCAGATGAGCGGCACCGAGTTCCTGATCGAGGCGCGGCGACTCTACCCGGACGCCCGCAAGGTGCTGCTGACGGCGTACGCGGACACCGACGTCGCGATCGCCGGCATCAACCAGGTCCAGCTCGACCACTACCTCATGAAGCCGTGGGACCCCCCGGCCGAGCGACTCTACCCGGTCCTGGACGACCTGCTCGACGACTGGTTCGCGTCGTTCCGGCCGCCGTTCGAGGGCATCCGGGTGGCGGGCTCGCTGTGGTCGCCCAGGAGTCACGAGGTGAAGGACTTCCTGTCCCGCAGCCAGACGCCGTACCAGTGGATCGACGTGGAGCGCGACGCCGCCGCGCGCGCGCAGGTGGAGGCGCTGAGCCCCGGCCTCAAGCGCCTGCCGGTGGTCTTCTTCCCCGACGGCGCGGCGCTGGTGGAGCCGAGCACGCGGGCCCTCGCCGAGAAGGTGGGCTTCGCGACCACCGCGAGCCGCCCGTTCTACGATCTGCTGATCGTCGGCGGCGGCCCGACCGGGCTGGCGGCGGCGGTCTACGGCGGGTCGGAGGGTCTCAGGACGGTGCTGATCGAGCGCGAGACGCCCGGTGGCCAGGCCGGCACCAGTGCGGCGATCGAGAACTACCTCGGCTTCCCGAGCGGGCTGTCGGGGGCGGACCTGGCCCGGCGCGCGACGGCGCAGGCCAAGCGGTTCGGCGCCGAGGTGCTGACGGCGCGCGAGGTGACGAAGCTCCGCGTCGACGGGCCGTACCGCGTCGCGACCCTGGACGACGGCGGCGAGCTGGCCTGCTACGCGCTGCTCCTCTCCTGCGGGATGCAGGTGCGCCGCCTCGAGGTGCCGGGGATCGAGGCGCTGACCGGCGCCGGCGTGTTCTACGGCGCCGCGCTGACCGAGGCGGGGTCGGTCCGCGGCCAGGACGTCCTGGTCGTCGGGGGCGCGAACTCGGCGGGCCAGGCGGCGCTGAGCTTCGCCCGCCACGCCCGCAAGGTTACGATGCTCATCCGGGGCGCCTCGCTCGCCGCGGGCATGTCCCAGTACCTGCAGGACCGGATCGCCGACACGCCCATCATCGAGGTGCTCCCCGAGTGCGAGGTCACGGCGGTCCACGGGACGGACCGGCTCGAGGCGGCCGACGTCGTCACCGGGTCCGCGCGCGCCGCGCGCCGGCTCGAGGCGGCGGCGATGTTCATCTTCATCGGCTCGACCCCGCGCTCCGACCTCGCGGCCGGCCTGCTGGAGCGCGATCCCGGCGGCTTCATCCTCACCGGCCCCGACCTCGTGACCGACGGCAAGCGGCCGCCGTCGTGGCCGCTCGAGCGCGACCCGTTCCTGCTCGAGACCAGTTTGCCGGGCGTCTTCGCCGCGGGCGACGTGCGCCATGGCTCGAGCAAGCGCGTGGCGGCGGCCGTGGGAGAGGGCTCCTCCGCCGTCGGCATGGTGCACAAGTACCTGGAGACGGTGTGA
- a CDS encoding ATP-binding protein, protein MSRPGSGPFERVDVPPAEIVRRLKAHRTLGGVPEQELAWLAAHGIVRRFEKSARFVAAGEADGTVYRAVEGVHAILSGHLAIYVDRGEGRHKVMEWRGGDVSGLLPYSRMKASPGDVIFEERSEVLTVYREHFPEMMRECPEVTAALVHVMLDRARHFTSSDLHDEKMKSLGKLAAGLAHELNNPASAVIRAAKSLSEGLSASDAASRALGAAGLTPAQRAAVEAVRDACLARRRSGAHSPIEEADRADAIADWVQSHGADGAVAGPLADTAVTIPALDELARSLDGPLLDGALRWVAYGCAARTLAREIEAAASRIHEIVAAVKGFTQMDRETVAQPIDVERGLADTLTVLRSKVKRKSATVEVAVEPDLPRVEGYGGELNQVWVNLIDNALDAVNPGGRLDVSVKREAGRVVVRVADDGPGIPESIRGSIFDPFFTTKPVGEGTGLGLDIVRRLVSRNNGTIEVESRPGRTVFTVGLPAAGAPSAGS, encoded by the coding sequence GTGAGCCGGCCGGGCAGCGGGCCGTTCGAGCGGGTGGACGTCCCGCCCGCCGAGATCGTGCGGCGCCTCAAGGCGCACCGCACCCTCGGGGGCGTCCCGGAGCAGGAGCTGGCCTGGCTGGCCGCGCACGGGATCGTGCGGCGGTTCGAGAAGAGCGCGCGATTCGTCGCGGCTGGGGAGGCGGACGGGACGGTCTACCGCGCGGTGGAAGGGGTGCACGCCATCCTCTCCGGGCACCTCGCGATCTACGTGGACCGCGGGGAAGGGCGGCACAAGGTGATGGAGTGGCGCGGCGGCGACGTGTCGGGCCTGCTGCCCTACTCCCGCATGAAGGCCAGTCCGGGCGACGTGATCTTCGAGGAGCGCTCGGAGGTGCTCACCGTCTACCGGGAGCACTTCCCCGAGATGATGCGGGAGTGCCCCGAGGTCACCGCGGCGCTGGTGCACGTGATGCTCGACCGCGCGCGCCACTTCACCAGCAGCGACCTGCACGACGAGAAGATGAAGTCGCTGGGAAAGCTGGCGGCGGGCCTGGCGCACGAGCTGAACAACCCCGCCTCCGCGGTGATCCGCGCGGCGAAGTCGCTGTCCGAGGGTTTGAGCGCGTCCGACGCCGCGTCGCGGGCGCTGGGCGCGGCCGGCCTCACCCCGGCGCAGCGAGCGGCGGTGGAAGCGGTGCGCGACGCGTGTCTGGCCCGGCGCCGGTCCGGGGCCCATTCGCCGATCGAGGAGGCCGACCGCGCGGACGCGATCGCCGACTGGGTGCAGTCCCACGGCGCCGACGGCGCGGTGGCCGGCCCGCTCGCCGACACGGCGGTCACGATCCCGGCGCTCGACGAGCTGGCGCGGTCGCTGGACGGCCCGCTCCTCGACGGGGCGCTGCGCTGGGTGGCCTATGGCTGCGCGGCCCGCACCCTGGCGCGGGAGATCGAAGCGGCCGCCTCGCGCATCCACGAGATCGTCGCGGCGGTGAAGGGCTTCACCCAGATGGACCGCGAGACGGTCGCCCAGCCGATCGACGTCGAGCGGGGCCTGGCGGACACCCTCACGGTGCTGCGCAGCAAGGTCAAGCGGAAGTCCGCGACCGTCGAGGTCGCGGTCGAGCCGGATCTGCCCCGGGTGGAAGGCTACGGCGGCGAGCTGAACCAGGTGTGGGTGAACCTGATCGACAACGCGCTCGACGCCGTGAACCCGGGGGGCCGGCTGGACGTGAGCGTGAAGCGGGAAGCCGGGAGGGTGGTGGTGCGGGTCGCCGACGACGGCCCCGGCATTCCGGAGTCCATTCGCGGGAGCATCTTCGATCCGTTCTTCACCACCAAGCCGGTCGGCGAGGGCACGGGCCTGGGGCTCGACATCGTGCGCCGGCTGGTGAGCCGGAACAACGGGACCATCGAGGTGGAGTCGCGGCCGGGGCGCACCGTCTTCACGGTCGGCCTGCCGGCCGCGGGGGCCCCGTCCGCGGGCTCCTAG
- a CDS encoding aldo/keto reductase encodes METRKLGSQGLTVSALGLGCMGMSEFYAGRDDAESVATIHRAIELGCTYLDTADVYGPWTNEELVGRAIRGRRDQVVLATKFGNLRGPDKSWAGVNGRPEYVKQACDASLRRLGVDYVDLYQQHRVDRTVPIEDTVGAMAGLVAAGKVRYLGLSEASAATIRRAHRTHPITSVQTEYSLWSRDPEAEILPTCRELGIGFVAYSPLGRGFLTGRFRAAADLAADDYRRVHPRFQSGNLEKNQELVRRVEALAAAKRCTPSQLALAWLLAKGPDIVPIPGTKRRTYLEENLGAVQVALGAADVARIETALPADLAAGPRYNDQAMRSING; translated from the coding sequence ATGGAGACGCGGAAGCTCGGGAGTCAGGGGCTGACGGTGTCGGCCCTGGGGCTCGGCTGCATGGGGATGTCGGAGTTCTACGCCGGCCGCGACGACGCCGAGTCGGTCGCCACCATCCACCGCGCGATCGAGCTGGGCTGCACCTACCTCGACACGGCCGACGTCTACGGCCCGTGGACCAACGAGGAGCTGGTGGGGCGCGCGATCAGGGGCCGCCGCGACCAGGTGGTGCTGGCCACCAAGTTCGGGAACCTGCGGGGGCCCGACAAATCGTGGGCCGGGGTGAACGGCCGGCCCGAGTACGTGAAGCAGGCGTGCGACGCCTCGCTGCGGCGGCTCGGCGTGGACTACGTGGATCTCTACCAGCAGCACCGCGTGGACCGCACCGTCCCGATCGAGGACACGGTCGGCGCGATGGCCGGCCTGGTCGCCGCCGGCAAGGTGCGCTATCTCGGGCTCTCGGAAGCCTCGGCGGCGACGATCCGCCGTGCGCATCGCACCCACCCGATCACGTCGGTCCAGACCGAGTACTCGCTGTGGAGCCGCGACCCGGAGGCCGAGATCCTCCCGACCTGCCGCGAGCTGGGGATCGGCTTCGTCGCGTACAGCCCGCTGGGCCGGGGCTTCCTGACCGGGCGGTTCCGCGCCGCGGCCGACCTCGCCGCCGACGACTACCGCCGCGTCCACCCCCGCTTCCAGAGCGGGAACCTGGAGAAGAACCAGGAGCTGGTGCGCCGCGTCGAGGCGCTCGCGGCCGCGAAGCGGTGCACGCCCAGCCAGCTCGCGCTGGCCTGGCTGCTGGCCAAGGGCCCGGACATCGTCCCGATCCCCGGCACCAAGCGGCGGACGTACCTCGAGGAGAACCTGGGCGCCGTGCAGGTCGCGCTCGGCGCCGCGGACGTCGCCCGCATCGAGACGGCGCTGCCGGCGGATCTCGCCGCCGGCCCGCGCTACAACGATCAGGCGATGCGCTCGATCAACGGCTGA
- a CDS encoding DinB family protein: MAMVDLLIPEFDEEMAATRRMLERVPDGQASWQPHAKSMTLGRLATHIAEVPGWVTRSLRTDEHDFAPPGGPPFQPRALGSTAEILQLFDQNVAEARRALAAAPDAEFARPWTFKRGGQVIWTRPKHDVFRRMAMSHMVHHRAQLGVYLRLREVAIPGMYGPSADEQPPRR, encoded by the coding sequence ATGGCGATGGTCGACCTGCTGATTCCCGAGTTCGACGAGGAGATGGCCGCCACGCGGCGCATGCTCGAGCGCGTGCCCGACGGCCAGGCGTCCTGGCAGCCGCACGCCAAGTCCATGACGCTCGGCCGCCTGGCCACCCACATCGCGGAGGTCCCGGGCTGGGTCACGCGCTCGCTCCGCACGGACGAGCACGACTTCGCGCCTCCCGGCGGGCCGCCGTTCCAGCCGCGCGCGCTGGGCAGCACGGCCGAGATCCTCCAGCTGTTCGACCAGAACGTGGCGGAGGCGCGCCGGGCGCTGGCGGCGGCGCCGGACGCCGAGTTCGCCAGACCGTGGACCTTCAAGCGCGGAGGGCAGGTCATCTGGACCCGCCCGAAGCACGACGTGTTCCGCCGCATGGCCATGAGCCACATGGTGCACCACCGCGCGCAGCTCGGCGTCTACCTCCGCCTCCGGGAGGTCGCCATCCCGGGCATGTACGGCCCCTCGGCGGACGAGCAGCCGCCGCGACGCTGA